The Aspergillus luchuensis IFO 4308 DNA, chromosome 4, nearly complete sequence DNA window AACCCACAAATTCGACCTTACCTCCGACGTCACGCATCTGCTTATCGGCGAAGTCAATACTCCGAAATACAAGTTCGTCGCGCGCGAGCGTACCGACATAACAGTCCTGAAGCCGGAATGGGTTGAAGCTGTTCGCCAGTCATGGATGCAGGGAGGCGATACAGACATTCGGGCTCTGGAAGAAAAGTACAGATTCCCGACGTTTGCTGGGCTATCTATCTGCATAACGGGCTTTGAGGACAGTGAGTAGGGACTACCAAACATAGAGCACACTGGAAGACTTGTCTAATGCATATGCTATAGTGTCGCTGCGAAATCGTATCCAGGATACCGTCACTGCGCACGGGGCCGAGTTCCGAAAAGACCTCACCAAGAACGTCACTCATCTTATCGCCAGGAATACGGAGGGTGAGAAATATAAATTCGCAACGCAGTGGGGTATCAAAATTGTCACGGTGAAGTGGTTCGAGGATAGTCTTGAGCGTGGCATGGTACTGGAAGAAACCCTCTATCACCCTCTTCTACCCGATGAGCAACAGGGCGCTGGTGCCTGGAACCGATCGCTGCCTACTCCGAAACCAAAAGTCACTAATAACGAAAACCCCTCAAACCCTAGACCGAGAAAGCTTCGGAGGATTGCAAGTGCTAAGCTGGGAGACCAGAATGAAGGCATCTGGGGTGATATCGTTGGTACGGGTTTCGACAGCAGCGATCCGAGGCCATCTAGAGAAAGTCTGCAGAGGACTCAGTCTTTGACAAAGAGGCCCTCTATTTTGCAGGAGTCGCGCTCATTTGCGAGCGAGACTACTTTTGCGGAACTGCAGGAGCCCCTTCAACCGCCcccgccccctccaccagcagcagagcgTCGCGAGGGTTTTCTAGGcgattgtttctttttcatccATGGCTTCTCCTCTAAACAGGTCGGTCTGCGTACCCTTACGCTTGCTCCCACCTTCTAACCTTTCAAGACCAACGTATTGCGAGATCACCTTTCCTTCAATGGTGCAGAGCTGGTGAGCTCCTTGAGCGAGTTCTCTAGACCAGACATACCCAAAAGGGGCCATGGCCTCTATACCATCGTGCCCTACAAGATGCCCCGCGCACAGGTCCCATCCACGGATGACTTGGCGTTCGAATGCGAAGTGGTAACCGACATGTGGCTGGAAAGATGCCTCGATGCGAAGACGCTGGTACCGCCAGAATCCCACACAGCGAATACACCGatcccttctttccccctcaaAGGTAGAATTCCAATCAGCTCCCGATGGACGTTTAGCTGACGATCCCAGGATTCGCGGGAATGAAGGTTTGCTCGACTGGCTTCTCCCGAATCGaccttctccatctatcGAAGCTCGTCCACCTCGTTGGTAAGTTACTCTAAGCAGCTTGATGAACTTGTCTAACCCTCCAGGTGCCACCTACCACGAGTACTTGACGCCCAGCGCCTCCATCCTCATATGCAACGACGCCGGCCCCGTGAACCCGGAGAAGCTGCGGCATACCCAAGAATGGGGCGTCCCCGCCGTCTCTGCAGACTGGCTCTGGTCCTCCATCCGCAACGAACGGAAACAACCAGTCGACCAATACCTAATCCAAAAGCAATCCACACAAAGCAGAAAGTCTCTGGAACCGCGAGCCGGTTCTCGCCCAGAGCAGAAGCAACCCCCCAATAGTAACGAGCCTCCACGTCCCAGACACGAGCATGAGCACGAGAAACAAAAATCAAGCAACACACAACCACCAGacacatcctcatcagacCCTAAGCCCACCACCCAACCACCTCCAGCCCCGACcagcacaaccaccacctcccccctcaagCGCAAACCCACCGACCAACACCcctcaaccacaaccacaaccacccaatCCGCCCTCAACCAAGCCGTAACCAGCCTCCTCAAAAACGCCCGACCAGCCCAACCTTCCGAACCCAGCACCGGTTCGGACGACCGCCAACGACCTCAACGAGGCCGAAGACCGCTGCTGGGCCgggccccctcctccctcgacCACCCTAAgcacttttccttctcccgcgCGAGCTCAATCGACACCCTGAACGAAGACGGCTGCGGCAGCGCCGTCgagtccaccaccacgaccgcCACCATTTCCCGCATCCCCTCGCTGTCTCACACTCACAGCAACCAATACGAGTACCAGTACCCGGAGCGTAACGGGTCCCTcggagaagaggacgagAACGAGGCCCCGCCCATGACGCAGCTGGACTACGAGGACCCGGATGCAGTAGCCATGCGGGAGAAATTCCTCCAAAAGGCCGGGAAGGTagtcgagaagaagaagtcgaaTGATGTGATTGCGGAGGGGAGACTTGTCCCTGGTTTGGAGAATGGTGCGTGGGGGAcggcgaggaggacaagGCATACGAATCGCGCGTTGGATAATCTTTAATCAAACTATGATCTCTGCTGGATTGGTGTGTGAGTTCTGTTGGGTagatagatttatatatggATGTGCGAGTTTTGTCCACAAGGgatagaaaagaatttaGCCGGTGACGGGTTAATTATCTACCTTTGGTTTGTTTGGACACTCATAGGTCCATTGTGTTCTGCTGTTAAGTGCATGCATAGCATAGCATGGCGTCTCTGTCCTGAATGAAAACCTACTACTAGCGACTAGGGCAAGTCATGCTTGGTTTTAGTTCAATGATGCTTTGGTGTACCTTCTTCTGCTATATGATATCAGTTCTCGGTTCCCTAAActtgcatcatcatcgaaaCAGTCCTACCAGATCTGACGATCATGCTAGGACATTACTTCTTAGGAAGAattgaaagaaacaaaagcaTAATAATAAAGGCACAGCCTCAATCTAGTTAATACCTTtgctaaaaaaaaaaaaaaaaccacgAACACTAAAAACCATAAGCAGAAACTATGGTAGGTAGTACTAGGTAGGTATGCAATTAAGCTCTAAGACGCCAATCAACGGTGGTGATACGCCAGAAACTGAATATACTTAagtaatcatcatcatccataagCTGACGATAACAATCATCAACCAGCCCTATCCTGCAAGGGATGGGGTACTGATGCAGATaaaaataaggaaaaggGGTGAAGGGGAGGTGAATGTACATACACGAGGGGGATATTTTGAGTGGTAAAgtagacgaggaagagggaagtaAGGGAAAAGTGCCAGCCACGGCTAACACTTCTCTTGAACAGAGAGGgaatagcagcagcaagttCGTACAGCATCATTATGTTATGTTTTGTACAGTTGTCAaagatgatgggggatgataaaaagaaaataagagtCAAAGTCAAGAGTTGGTATCTAAGCATGGGCTGCCAGGCCACCAGGTAAGGGAGCATCGAGATCGATGTTTTCGACTGAGGTGCGGTTCTCGCCGCTCTCGCGGAACAAGTTCGTAAAGTACTTGCAGGCGGCGTCGCTTTCCTGCTTGGTCTTGCTAACTTCGTGCTTGCGGCGGCCGAGATCTTCGATGTCTTGCGCCAGGCTTGTTTGCAGGTTTCCGGCGGGGAGGCGCAGAATGCGGCGGACTTCGGAGGAGATGCGCGTCGCGTTGGAGTGAACGTAGTCCATCTCCGAGAGGGTGGCGGCGAGCTTGCGTGAGAGACGAGGGGGAAGGGTCGTTGGGATGGACGAGACCATGTAGGCGGCTGTCAAGGCGGCTGAATTAGTCGGTTAGTGAACAGTTCAAGACAGTGACTTATAGCGTAGGACTCACCGATTGCCATGACACCAGGAATGAACAGGCGGCGCATATTGTTCGGTCCGAGGAACTTGACTGCGCTAAACACACTGTCGATCCAGCTGATTCCGCCAAAGGCACGGCCTGTAAGAACCGTCAAGGCGGTCATGGCCATTCCTGTGCCGGCCACCTTCTCTTGACGCTCCCAAATGCCCGAGACGTCGAAGAAGTCCCAAAGTTCCACTTCCGTGTGCACTTGTCTAGCGAGAGTGTGACGACGACCGCGACGGAACATCATGTCTGCACGGAAGTTCAAGGGCGCAAACTTGTCCTCGCCAACATGGAGGAGACCGATGTTTTGGATGAACCCGACGCCCTTTACCGTCTTTTCACGAGCGTAGTCCTCGCAGCCAGTTACAGCCGAAGCAATCTGCTCCAACATGGCCACCTTCAGGTCTTCAGCATATTGGAATGCGGAGAGGAAACCCGGGTATTCGACGCCCAGATCAGCCTCCGAAACACGAGCGATGGTTTCACCCAGAGTAGACCGGGTGTAGTTGTAGACATCGTCGCAAGACTCGTCGACAAGCTTCTCGACTTGGTCACCAAtctcaaccttcttcttcttaccaTCTTCGTACGCCGGCTCAAGCTCCGCCAGCTCATCCGTGACGCGCTTAAGCTCAGTCTCAGCAACATCACGGTTCACCGAGGCCAACGAGTTGAGGTCAGCAAGCAGGTTCAGGAGGTAGGTCCTGGCAGGAGCAAGCTTCGAACGAGAGCGCTTTTCGAGAACAAAGCGGCGCAAGGAGCCCTCCAGGTTCTCAAAGTCTTgaatcttctccctctccttgcCCTTTCCTTTATCCTTCTTGCCGGAAGGCttatcgtcatcatcatcagagtcatcgccatcaccaccaccagaaccagagcTCTCCACCGAAACCGGAGGCGCTACCGGAATAGCGTTACTCGAGACGAAGTGCACCAGCTCAGCCGCTTCCTTGTACGTGCGGGGACTGAGCTTGCCAATCTGGTCCAAGATCATCCGCTCACAGCGCTGCTTGTCGCGAATCTGGTCGAAGCCGTTGACAACAATGAACATGTAAGCTTTCTCATGGGCAGCATTAAGAATGAATTCCTTTGCAGAGAGAGTGAAATGGTTTGCAGCGGAAACCACAAAAACGACCAcgtcgatctcctcctgcCGAGCAAAGACCGCCGTCGTCTTCAGCGAGTCCGAGTTCAGACCAGGCGCATCGATCAGAGCAATATCCACTACTCCGTTATTGAGAAGAGATTCGTCAATCGTCCGCACATCCTTCACGTAGACCTTGCACTGCATGTACTTGGAGTTGTCGATAACAatgttctccagctcctgaaGCGCATACACATCGTAGGTACTCTCATCGTTACGGTTGTAAAGCACATCCTTGTGCACAGCATggacctcctcaacaccgcTGTTCTCGCGAGCATCCAGAACCTCACAGAAGATGCTCGTGCATGGCTGCTGATCCTCGGGGAGAACCTTGCGCCGCAACAGCGCATTACAGAACGTCGACTTTCCAGCGTTCAAATCACCCGTAATCAGAACCTTACTCGACGTATCCTCGATCCGATCACGCAGCGACAACAGATGCTTGATACTCTGGCTGATCTTGCCATCCAACAGCGACGCAATCGACGCTTTCTCCAGCGAGTGCACCAGCTCCGCCTGGGACAGCGCACCCAGCTTCAAATCCAACTTAAGAATCGAAAACTCCTGCGCAATCTGGGGGCTCATTAGCCTCGGTTCCGACGGGACACGACGTTCCGCCGCAGCGCTGGATTCAGCCAAATCCTCGCCACCGGTCATCGTGGCAGCGCGTCTGACCATTCCGGGACGGGGGAAATCTTCCGATTCGGTGCTTGCATCTCCGAAAAACGACTGTCTCTTCTGCAAGGCGGGCTTTGGCGCAGGGGAACCAGGAGCGCtctgggaggagggataATGCGCAGGCCATTGGCGGTTCATGTTCTGGAGTTCTTTGAGGGTTTCGATAGTGCGCGAGATAGCACGCGCGAGCTTAGTGCGGTTCGAGTTGCTGTAGATTCGAAGAGCAGACTGGTTAGTGTCTGCACATCCCATAGAAGGGgcataaaaaaaaaaagagtgaTAACCACatactataataattgaTGAACATGGCTCGCAACAACATGTCTCTCATGCTCCACTGTATAACCCGCACGTCAGTCACCTTTCCCACATAAACTATATCCGTATCAGTCCGGGGACAGAAAACGAACCGGCAGGATTCCACTCTCCCAGATGCGTAGGGGTATGCATGGGGGTCGGGCGATCGACCATCAAATCGGCCCTCCAGTCGCCACCAGCATCACCTTCCATCACACTTCCACTGGGAATACTGCCTCCGTAGCCGGAATCCTCATGCAGGGAAGCCATCAAGGCGGTCGCGCTCTCGGAGGTTGAGCCATTGCCGACGGTCATGTATGCAGGCGGGGGTCTCGGAAACATAGTAGAAGTACTAGTGCTGGGAAGgcgttcctcctccgtcggcggcggaggatagGCGTGAgtgggcgaggaggatgaaggtgaGGATGAACCCTCGCCGGCAGAGGAGGCGCCCTGGCCGGGGAAATACTCCTGACTCATGGCGACCGACAGGGAAAGTATGAGGGGAGTTAATAGGGATGGAAAGCCATCAATCGGTGACGcgaagatggaaagaaacGAAAGATTCCCTGGAAAAGCCCAAAGGGGTTTGGTCTGGTTTTCTGCATGTGACACTGTTTTATTACCGGAGTAAATTAGAGTATGTAATTAattggtatggtatggtacgGTTACCTTGATGTCACTTCAACTAAAGAAGTAGCCTGACATCCTATCCTATCTTCATTCCTCATCGCTACTTTGTTATCGTTTCATGATATCTAGCCCTCCTTCGCTTCCTCCTTCGCCCACAAGCTGCATGTTATTCCTATCCTGCCGAAATAGCAATCACCATTGAACTCTCTATCCCGACTCTTAATCACCCCCCACCATGAACGTACGTCCGTCCCTATCTATCTGATCTATCCACCTAacctttccccttccccgcaTCGCCCCAAACTCAACCCAAACACAATAGACTAAActaacaaccaccccccactAGATCGTCGAATGGGCCTTCGGCAAGCGCATGACGCCCGCCGAGCGTCTGCGCAAACATCAACGAGCGCTCGACCGAACCCAGCGCGAACTGGATCGCGAACGAGTCAAGCTAGAGaaccaggagaagaagctagtCCAGGATATTAAGAAGAGCGCGAAGAATGGACAGATTGGTGCTTGTAAGATCCAGGCGAAGGATCtggtgaggacgaggaggtgGGTGCCCCCCCAATCCCTTGTCCCTTATCCCGAAGGCCGTGGTGGGCCAGTATGCTAATGAATGACGCGGGAAACAGGTATGTCCAGAAATTCTACCAGATGCGGACACAGTTACAGGCCATTTCGCTGCGGATTCAGGTACGATatcccttctttccatcttaCGCAAAGGAACCATAGCTTACAAGATGGATCGATGAATAGACGGTACGGAGCAACGAACAAATGATGCAATCCATGAAAGGCGCAACGATGTTACTAGGCAGCATGAACCGACAGATGAATCTCCCCGCGTTGCAACGAATCGCAATGGAGTTCGAGCGAGAGAACGATATCATGGATCAACGACAGGAAATGATGGATGAGGCGATTGACGAAGCAACGGGAttggaaggcgaggaggaagaaggcgaggataTTGTCAAGGaggttcttgatgagattggTGTGGATCTTAGCCAGGCGGTGCGTGCCCTCCcactcttcttttcttcgcaGGGAGATTCAATGAGGTATATGATGCTAACATACTATTTAGCTGGGAGAAACACCCACCGATATACAAAAGACGGCCGTGGGCGAGACGAGAGTTGCGCAAGCGGTGGGtgctgggggtggaggtggcggtggtgcgaATACCAGTGACGATGACTTGCAGGCGAGATTGGATAGTCTGCGGAGGTGATGTGATTCATACTACTTGTGACATGATAGTATGAGTTACATTTATTCTAATTCTTATAGCTATAAGCACTCTTGCAGTTTGTTATACGGGTTTCGTGTTTCGAACGGCGTTAGGGTAACTGGGTTTGcattcattccatccatccatgagCAATTTGACTTGAGTCCAATGATACAGATATTATCATTTCTTGTTGTACGTATGCTGAAGAAGTGAAAGAGAAAGCGCATagtgatatatatatgtgtgTGCCATCTCGCCTGCGAGACTGACGATCTACCCAATTGAACTCAAACTATAATCCAACAACTAGTGAGTACTTATACTAGTAATGGACCTCCCCATCCTTGAACCCCCCTCAATCCCCAAACAACCACCCACATCAACTTACCCATCGATCTATCTCCTGCCTAAAAGCAACTCACCTAGTGGCAGACTGCCTCCTTATCTCCAGTGTGTCCATCTCTACCCAATAACTCGACTGCCCAAACCACGGCATCGACAACAACTCCTGCAACTTCGGTCTCTCCTCCGGGTCCTTCGTGAACATAGCCCTCAGCATATCCACACAATCCTGCGAGAGGTCCTCACGAACAGGCAACTCCTCTCTAATAACGCGCTGCCTTCGCTCCCTGATCTTCCTCATTCTCCGGGCCTGCTGTGCAGCACTCCTACCCTTAGGCCAATCGGAAAGACGCCCGATATCCGGATCCGGGTTTGGCTCTTCCCAAGGCGCGAAGCCGTGTAGGAGCTCGTAGATGATGCAGCCGAGTTGCCAGAGCGTGAGGCCGCGGATATCGTGGCGAAGGGGGATTTGGACGGTACCGTTGCTGAAGTCGGTGTTGTCATAATTGGGCTTTAGGAGTTCGGTGGCGAGTTCGGGTGTCATGAATTTCTCGTAGTTGGGGATGTAGGGCGTGTGGCTTTTTTGGAAGTCTTCGTCGCGCAGGCCGAAGTGAATGAGGCCGAGGTCAATTAGGGTTGTCTGTTTTTGGTTGGAGGGGTTAGTAGGTGGGTTCTTTTAGGGTGTAGGATGGTTGGTTGTAGAATTGTGTCTGTGGAGAGGGGCTTACATTGAAAGCATCGTCAAGTAGGTAGTTCACGTGTGAGATGTCCGTGTGGCAGAGTCGCATGTCATATAGGTAGGATGTTGCTTCAAGCAGTTGGGTTGCTATCTGGCAGACGGTCACCTCGTCTAGTGCGGTCTGCTTTTCTCTCGATAAAAGGTAACAGCTTCCGTCGAGTGGCTGCAACCCCTTCTTAAGCCAATCCTTCGTTTCGGCATATGGGTCGTAATTCCTTTCACGGACTTTATCGGGGACTGTAGCTTCCATCACCGTTGCCTTGTACTTGCCGTGGGAGTAGACGGAGTCCAGCATCGGGAACCGCCTACAGCCAGCCGTGAGCAGCAGAAGGTATGCCTCCATTGGGATATAGCGGAACTGATGCGGCTGTTGATAGTATAGAGGCGCCACACTCGGATCACTTatcctttttcttatatctGTATTGATGGTCGATGAAGTCTCGACCTTAATTGCGTATAGCTTTTGTTGTTTAGGAGGTCTGGTATCACTTCCTAGAGATGTTGGTCAGCAAAGGAAGCCAGCACTAGTCATCCTGAGGTCAGGGGCCTTACGCTTATGTGCCAGGAAGGCGACGCCAAAGGCTGTAAATCTGCGTTAGCGAACTATCCAAGAGCACAAGAGGGTCAGAACCCCATacttcccatccccaaaaTGCCTCGGAGAACAAACTCGTCATCCAGGTTGGGACAGATACTAGCGCGGTACGTATCACACACGTTCTCATCGCCTTGACGACGGATAGTAGAATCTTTATAGTGTATGCTTTGCTGGTATCTATAACTGTCTGTTCGAGGTTCCCCTTCCACCTCGTGCGTGCATTTGGAtatctctgtctctgttcTGGCTTGCATGCTGGCGTAGTAGCGCCTTGAGAGTACCTCATGGAGTTGGGGATGTTCGGCTGCTAGCAGACTCTCTGGTTGTAAAAGATCGTGGATCAATGCTGCCAGACTCGACTCCCATGTGTAGACGTGGGCCCATAATTGCCGATGCTCTGCAGCACTCAAGAGATGAGCACTAGTCAAAACCCCGACGAGGCGGGCGAATTCGCGGCTCCAGAACATCTGATTTCTATTGTCGTCCGCCATTGCGAGAATGTTAAAAGATGTCGAAATAGAGTTTCAGGGTTAGCTATAGCTTCCTCCCGGTAGTTTGAATAGAGGGCAGGCTTTTATAGTAGTGGAGGTAAACTGGAGGGCTCCAAGAGCGCCATGAATACTACCGACAAAGGGATGCATCGCGGATCGTGGTTTCCTTACTTTCACATAAAGAGCCTTTGTTTTTACTGCGCCGTTGTTAATGGTTGGAAcatcgaaaagaaagagccCGGTATGCGAGTGATTGTTCGGATTGTTCTATTAGTCCAAATATGTATATAAAGAACAAAGGTTGTGGACATTAACAAAAACCCTACTACGAGATCAAACGGTACATGAGGCGATTTTTCCAGTATAGTCTTGAGAAACCCTAACTGGACCATGACTCGCGCAACAGCCCAACGGTCAATTTGACAGATCACATGAAGGCAACATCTTGAGGATGTATGTGATGCTCAAAGTTTAACTTTCACTCACCTAGGGTTTCTTTCAGCGTTAGTTTTTGTGCTCGTGGAGGGGCTGTTAGTAAAGTGAGATACCAATATTTTCCGGACTGGCAATGTCATGATCCGATATAGATTCTATAAGTCATGGAAGGAGGGTGTACTAAGACTGAACATCCAATAAGGGCCTCCCAACCTGCAGGATGGGCCCAGCTGAGGCCTGGAGCACCTGCAGGCATTTGCCATGAGTCACGGCTGATCCGGCCTATCATCAACGCGGGCGGCCGTTCTCAACACGACTAgcaaggaagatgacgataTCCTTCTCCAGGACTCTtaaaggagggggagaaaagtACCGTttcatggtggtgatggttgtggtggtggtgatcctgctgctgctggtggcggCCATCCAAGACGACAGAGCGGAATTGATCATTTCCACCATCGCATGCAGCACGATCAGCATAACAAGAAAAGAACTCATGACGTGCAGCATTTGCTGGATGATTCTATACCTTTTTGTATGTAGGGAAGTGGATTGATCCACTCTACTTCATTGACAGTGACGGGCAAGCAGAACATCTCTCTTTGAACCAGACGGACAGACGGCGGCAAAGGGGGGTTTGGCTGCAGAACCGGCGCATCCCTGCGGCCAATCAGGCTTGTGGGAACTAGAAGTTCATTGTTGGGCAACAGCGCTGAATGGCGGTTAGGCTGCAGCGATGTTCGTCCTGGACTGTGAAAGCCTGGGCCTGAACACAGCAGCAAACCCGCTAGCCGGTCGGCCACATGCAGGAAGAGTGCACCATGACGGCGGCcttgcttgttcttttttcttcatcttccatctgATTGTCTTGCTCACCCGTCATCGCCCATCCAACATCAGATCAGACTTTTTTTTACTGCCGCCTTGTTACTCCGGGCTGTAGTTGCTCGTCGCTCTGGGAAGATGTTGGGTTTTCTtacttgctgctgcatcacCCCATTCCATTGCGGCTGAGGAAGGCTGCCTGCGATACGAAGCCCGGGCAAACACGCGGCCAGAGAAGCAGTCGCGAGCCCGCGACTCAGTAACGACTATCATTCATCcagaagaggggggtggataTAAAAAGACGCAGGTCAAAGGA harbors:
- a CDS encoding BRCT domain protein (COG:L;~EggNog:ENOG410Q4IT;~InterPro:IPR001357,IPR036420;~PFAM:PF00533,PF12738), translating into MAEKATSNKEHPLAGVVLCFTSILPEQRSELAIVASQMGATHKFDLTSDVTHLLIGEVNTPKYKFVARERTDITVLKPEWVEAVRQSWMQGGDTDIRALEEKYRFPTFAGLSICITGFEDMSLRNRIQDTVTAHGAEFRKDLTKNVTHLIARNTEGEKYKFATQWGIKIVTVKWFEDSLERGMVLEETLYHPLLPDEQQGAGAWNRSLPTPKPKVTNNENPSNPRPRKLRRIASAKLGDQNEGIWGDIVGTGFDSSDPRPSRESLQRTQSLTKRPSILQESRSFASETTFAELQEPLQPPPPPPPAAERREGFLGDCFFFIHGFSSKQTNVLRDHLSFNGAELVSSLSEFSRPDIPKRGHGLYTIVPYKMPRAQVPSTDDLAFECEVVTDMWLERCLDAKTLVPPESHTANTPIPSFPLKGFAGMKVCSTGFSRIDLLHLSKLVHLVGATYHEYLTPSASILICNDAGPVNPEKLRHTQEWGVPAVSADWLWSSIRNERKQPVDQYLIQKQSTQSRKSLEPRAGSRPEQKQPPNSNEPPRPRHEHEHEKQKSSNTQPPDTSSSDPKPTTQPPPAPTSTTTTSPLKRKPTDQHPSTTTTTTQSALNQAVTSLLKNARPAQPSEPSTGSDDRQRPQRGRRPLLGRAPSSLDHPKHFSFSRASSIDTLNEDGCGSAVESTTTTATISRIPSLSHTHSNQYEYQYPERNGSLGEEDENEAPPMTQLDYEDPDAVAMREKFLQKAGKVVEKKKSNDVIAEGRLVPGLENGAWGTARRTRHTNRALDNL
- the FZO1 gene encoding mitofusin (BUSCO:EOG09260RGH;~COG:O;~EggNog:ENOG410PHSB;~InterPro:IPR022812,IPR027417,IPR027094,IPR030381;~PFAM:PF00350,PF01926;~TransMembrane:1 (o817-838i);~go_function: GO:0003924 - GTPase activity [Evidence IEA];~go_function: GO:0005525 - GTP binding [Evidence IEA]), producing the protein MSQEYFPGQGASSAGEGSSSPSSSSPTHAYPPPPTEEERLPSTSTSTMFPRPPPAYMTVGNGSTSESATALMASLHEDSGYGGSIPSGSVMEGDAGGDWRADLMVDRPTPMHTPTHLGEWNPAVEHERHVVASHVHQLLYNSNRTKLARAISRTIETLKELQNMNRQWPAHYPSSQSAPGSPAPKPALQKRQSFFGDASTESEDFPRPGMVRRAATMTGGEDLAESSAAAERRVPSEPRLMSPQIAQEFSILKLDLKLGALSQAELVHSLEKASIASLLDGKISQSIKHLLSLRDRIEDTSSKVLITGDLNAGKSTFCNALLRRKVLPEDQQPCTSIFCEVLDARENSGVEEVHAVHKDVLYNRNDESTYDVYALQELENIVIDNSKYMQCKVYVKDVRTIDESLLNNGVVDIALIDAPGLNSDSLKTTAVFARQEEIDVVVFVVSAANHFTLSAKEFILNAAHEKAYMFIVVNGFDQIRDKQRCERMILDQIGKLSPRTYKEAAELVHFVSSNAIPVAPPVSVESSGSGGGDGDDSDDDDDKPSGKKDKGKGKEREKIQDFENLEGSLRRFVLEKRSRSKLAPARTYLLNLLADLNSLASVNRDVAETELKRVTDELAELEPAYEDGKKKKVEIGDQVEKLVDESCDDVYNYTRSTLGETIARVSEADLGVEYPGFLSAFQYAEDLKVAMLEQIASAVTGCEDYAREKTVKGVGFIQNIGLLHVGEDKFAPLNFRADMMFRRGRRHTLARQVHTEVELWDFFDVSGIWERQEKVAGTGMAMTALTVLTGRAFGGISWIDSVFSAVKFLGPNNMRRLFIPGVMAIAALTAAYMVSSIPTTLPPRLSRKLAATLSEMDYVHSNATRISSEVRRILRLPAGNLQTSLAQDIEDLGRRKHEVSKTKQESDAACKYFTNLFRESGENRTSVENIDLDAPLPGGLAAHA
- the DID4 gene encoding ESCRT-III subunit protein DID4 (BUSCO:EOG09264T0J;~COG:U;~EggNog:ENOG410PG7K;~InterPro:IPR005024;~PFAM:PF03357;~go_process: GO:0007034 - vacuolar transport [Evidence IEA]) — encoded protein: MNIVEWAFGKRMTPAERLRKHQRALDRTQRELDRERVKLENQEKKLVQDIKKSAKNGQIGACKIQAKDLVRTRRYVQKFYQMRTQLQAISLRIQTVRSNEQMMQSMKGATMLLGSMNRQMNLPALQRIAMEFERENDIMDQRQEMMDEAIDEATGLEGEEEEGEDIVKEVLDEIGVDLSQALGETPTDIQKTAVGETRVAQAVGAGGGGGGGANTSDDDLQARLDSLRR
- a CDS encoding Protein kinase domain-containing protein (COG:T;~EggNog:ENOG410PWTA;~InterPro:IPR017441,IPR008266,IPR000719,IPR011009;~PFAM:PF07714,PF00069;~go_function: GO:0004672 - protein kinase activity [Evidence IEA];~go_function: GO:0005524 - ATP binding [Evidence IEA];~go_process: GO:0006468 - protein phosphorylation [Evidence IEA]), coding for MADDNRNQMFWSREFARLVGVLTSAHLLSAAEHRQLWAHVYTWESSLAALIHDLLQPESLLAAEHPQLHEVLSRRYYASMQARTETEISKCTHEVEGEPRTDSYRYQQSIHYKDSTIRRQGDENVCDTYRASICPNLDDEFVLRGILGMGTFGVAFLAHKRSDTRPPKQQKLYAIKVETSSTINTDIRKRISDPSVAPLYYQQPHQFRYIPMEAYLLLLTAGCRRFPMLDSVYSHGKYKATVMEATVPDKVRERNYDPYAETKDWLKKGLQPLDGSCYLLSREKQTALDEVTVCQIATQLLEATSYLYDMRLCHTDISHVNYLLDDAFNTTLIDLGLIHFGLRDEDFQKSHTPYIPNYEKFMTPELATELLKPNYDNTDFSNGTVQIPLRHDIRGLTLWQLGCIIYELLHGFAPWEEPNPDPDIGRLSDWPKGRSAAQQARRMRKIRERRQRVIREELPVREDLSQDCVDMLRAMFTKDPEERPKLQELLSMPWFGQSSYWVEMDTLEIRRQSATR